Proteins encoded together in one Camelina sativa cultivar DH55 chromosome 9, Cs, whole genome shotgun sequence window:
- the LOC104712608 gene encoding cyclin-dependent protein kinase inhibitor SMR1-like — protein sequence MEFPEKSLKATIPVKAPVMSSSKPEKEERKEDGKEDNKEEGCTTPMGKEHRIPPQLECPPAPRRGTYRGRIEKRREKSAGQRSISFNVQELDTFFARIHVADDS from the coding sequence ATGGAGTTTCCTGAAAAGTCTCTTAAAGCGACGATCCCGGTGAAAGCTCCGGTGATGAGTTCATCAAAgccagagaaagaagaaagaaaagaagatggtaaagaagacaacaaagaagaaggatGCACCACTCCAATGGGGAAAGAACATAGAATTCCGCCGCAACTCGAGTGTCCTCCAGCGCCTCGACGAGGTACCTACCGGGGAAGGATTGAGAAACGCCGAGAAAAATCTGCCGGGCAAAGGAGTATATCTTTCAACGTTCAAGAGTTGGATACTTTCTTCGCAAGAATACATGTTGCAGACGATTCTTAA